A window from Manis javanica isolate MJ-LG chromosome 10, MJ_LKY, whole genome shotgun sequence encodes these proteins:
- the LOC140843049 gene encoding nuclear envelope pore membrane protein POM 121C-like produces MPQNTSGIAAITSAFAAMSLTTSSGTSSSVFGDTTLSPITSRVSVGPAGNGGFVISMAAPHRISTTGSFIFVSGWSGRTGLKNPFWEALNTNSLGTAGQSTPSHIHVASTPQDTSGIAATTSGFGATTQTTSSGTSSSVFGSSTSSPFTSGVSAGPAHSWGFGMSMGAPHSSSTTGAFSFGEDRMGALVAWPLSGVT; encoded by the exons ATGCCTCAGAACACGTCTGGGATTGCAG ccatcacctcAGCCTTTGCAGCTATGAGCCTGACCACCAGCAGCGGGACCAGTAGCTCAGTGTTTGGTGATACTACCTTATCACCCATCACGTCCAGGGTGTCAGTAGGACCCGCTGGCAATGGGGGTTTTGTGATCAGCATGGCGGCCCCCCACAGGATCTCCACCACTGGGTCATTCATATTTGTGTCAGGatggagtgggagaactggtctcaagaaccctttctgggaaGCCTTGAATACGAACTCCCTGGGTACAGCTGGCCAAAGCACACCCTCTCATATCCACGTGGCCAGCACACCTCAGGACACATCTGGGattgcag CCACCACCTCGGGCTTTGGAGCTACGACCCAGACCACCAGCAGTGGGACCAGTAGCTCAGTGTTTGGCAGCAGCACCTCATCACCCTTCACGTctggggtgtcagcaggccctgcTCACAGTTGGGGCTTTGGGATGAGCATGGGTGcaccccacagcagctccaccactggggcattCAGCTTTGGGGAGGACAGAATGGGAGCACTGGTGGCATGGCCCCTTTCTGGGGTGACTTGA